GTCGAAGTCGAACCTTTGTTATCGACgttttgatattgcattgaattATTTCATCGTGTTTGTTTGTGATTTCCTGTATTAAATGCTTTtggattactggccataattcgaatgataaaataattgagatctaacactcgagagaggtGATCGAAATTAGGACAAGGGAAATCGCATCGTCAGATGTTTATAgcgtgcaaaagacgtataactttgGCGAAACCATAATAGAACCTTGTGTGCATTTATTACTTGTTgcatgattttgaatagacatattaaaatcggtaataggtaatacatttctatttagcactcgacagagggaattgaaaatattgtgagttcttggttaataaatatggtgcaatttaatttaatgttagtcatgattaatttagcataggggagactcgacgaaatcatatctctagatttatttacCCATTGAAATTCGACTGTGTGCTAGAATTTTAggatttgttattttatttgaatttcttaAAAACCAATTATTCGATTTGTCTAAATAAAATTaagctatgtcaattatggtacttaatattcgattttaaataattactcttcGTGGGAACGATATCTTTACTCAacccagtactaaaacttgacaccgtatacttgcggtagtgaaaatacGCAACAGGCGGCTAGGTTGGACATGGTTCAAATGGGAGTTAGGCCTGAATTGGCCCCTAAATTtggtgaaaaaaaaaacatatcttCCTCCTGCCACATGTTCATTCACAAAAAAAGAAAAGTTACAAGTCTGTCAGTCGTTAATGGATATAAAAGTTCCTGAAGGTTTCTCGTCGAACATGAAGAATCTTGTGTGCATGTCTGAGCTAAAGTTGACAGGCTTCAAATCTCATGATTGTCATGTCTTAATGCAGCATTTCCTACCAATACTCATCCGTGATGCACTACCAAAACATGTTAGATATGCCATCATAAGATTATGCTTCTTCTTCAAGGATATTTGTTGCAAGGTTATAGATGTAGCCAAGTTAGATAAGCTGCAATTTGATTTGGTTGTTACGCTATGCTTATTGGAGCAGTATTTTCCTCTTTCTTTCTTCGATTTCATGCTTCATTTAACAGTCCATCTTGTTCGAGAAGTCCGATTATGTGGACCAGTTTATTTCCGGTATATGTATCCGTTTGAAAGATACATGAAAGTGCTTAAGAGTTATGTAGGCAGTCGAAAACATCCTGAAGGTTGCATTGTTCAGAGATATTCAGCGGAAGAAGCAATTGAGTTTTGTTCGGAATACCTCAATGATCTTGATCCTGTTGGGGtccctcaatcaaatcaaaaccCCGAAACAAACGTTCCTGGATTCTTAGCATGCAAATCACCAATTATAGTGCAACAAGTTGATCTACAACAAGCACATTTGACTGTGCTGGAAAATACGGAAGAAGTATCTCCCTACATAATGTAAGTGTACtgcattaatttattattttgcaCATTGTTATTATCAATATCTACTGTCTGAcacaaatttatatataaatatttccaTAGTGAACATAAAACCTTCTTGAAGTCAATGTTTCCGAAAAAAAACACAGACGAAAGGTGGATACAAGATGCTCACAACAAGAGGTTCATTGACTGGTTTCGTGCAAAGGTTAGGTAGatgcaaaaatatatttttcatgcatgttGCGCTGAACAAGTTGTAACTGCTATTTTTATCACCATATTCAAATTGAATACATGTCAAGTTGCTGGTGAAATAGACAGATGCAATGGTGGAATAACATCGACATTGACATGGCTGGCTCATGGACCACGTTCGCACGTCATTAAGTATAGTAGTTATGTGATAAATGGTAATTTATACCAAACAAAGGCGCGGGATGATGAGAGAGTTTGCCAAAACAGTGGGGTTTCTCTTGTTGCCAGCACCGTGCTTGTCTGTAGTGCCAAAGATAAGAGCCCTCTAATCGCTGATGTGTCTTTCTATGGAATGATTGAAGAAATATGGGAATTAGACTATCATCAATTTTAAGTTCCTCTTTTCAGGTGTGCGTGGGTTTCAAACGACAAAGGAGTGATCAACAATGATGAATGTGGCTCACCTTGGTCAATATGAACAAACTAGGGCACAAGAATGATGAATTTGTCCTTGCAAGTCAAGTCAATCAAGTCTTTTACATTGAAGACCCATTAAAAAAAGGATGGTCAATTGTGCTCCCAGTGCCAAATAGATGTTATGAGGGAGAAGATGATGCTTGGACTAGTATTCATGTGTCTCGACCAATTGATGATGTTGATACTCATTGTATTCCCGTTCATGAAAGATACTTTAGATCAGAAAACGAGGGTGTCTGGGAAATGAACAAGaaaaaatgatgatttttaCTTTTATGTCATGTTTATTTAGGGACAAGAAAAGACATGTTATCTACtttaaaaaattatgttatgcaattttatcattttttatcagtcttattattattatttatgtcatttttatatttttgttatttttattatgtgtttatgttatgtttgTGATATTTTAATTATCCATGTTATTGtgtagattttaatattggtTTAATTCATGTTCTTATGCAGCGGAGAACATAATGGGTCGcaaaaaagaggagaaaaaaaCTGAATTTGAGGAGCTACAAGAATTAAATGATGATAATTTGCTTGGAGTTACTGATGCGGAGCTGCATGGACTTACTGATGAACAAGAACGTCTTGTAGATTTGAAGAAGAACAAGAGAGGACCTACATTAATGGGTAAACTAACTGCAGCTGCAAGATGGGGAAAAAAACgaagattgattatgatgaCATGGGGAGGCCAACATACAATGCAAATGGAAGGGCTTTACAATCATACATTGGCTCTGTTGCTAGATCCATGGTGCCAATCAATATAAAGTCCTGGCCTGATGTTCCTGAAAACATAAAACAAAAAGTGTGGGAAGAGATATCGGTAAGTACATGATTAAATTTTGGTGttcatttgaattttttaatcaagGATTGATTACATATACAATAATTTGTCATTTCAGAATTCTCTACCttgatcaatatttttttactgTACTTCATGCTATTTTGATGAACTTGGTTGATTAGAGTAATACGCTGATATGTACATATTAATTTGAACATGTATGTATTTTAATTTGAACATGTATGTATATACGATATGAAATAGTACCAACTAATATTTTTGTTGCAGAATGTCTTCGAACTAGCGCCACAAAGTGAGTCTGTTGTGATGAGTTCAGCAGCACAAAAGTGGCGAGATTTCAAAAACAAATTGACTAGCAGATTTGTTTGGCCGAATAGAAAAAATCCTGAAAAGTTGATTTCTCCACCAAGTCAGTATCAGTTCCCAATAGCAGATTGGAAAGCATTTGTGGATGCGAGACTAGATCCATCGTGGGAGGTACTTtaagatttttcatttttttctttaagAGACTAGATTCATCATGGGAGGTACTTTAAGAATTTTCATGTTTTCTTTAAGAGACTAGAACAATCATGGGAGGTACTTTAAGAATTTTCATGTTTTCTTTAACAATTAATAATTTCCATACTTAACTGAAGAACACAATGATGTAGGTTACTcacgaaaaacaaaaaaaaaacggaCTATGAATTGTAAATATCACCACAGAATGTCTCGCAAGGGTTACATCGGCTTGGAGGCTGAACTGGTAAGCTATAGAGCATTCTATTTatcattttcataaagctcttCATGTTCTTAAACTGATTAATTTTGGAATTGTAGAGAGAGAAAAACATAATTGCTGAAGATGAAGAAGTTGATAGATCGGTGCTTTGGCGTAAAGCTCGGGAAGACAAATCTGGCAACATAACAAATGTGGAGACATCAGAAGTTGCCGAAAAAATTGTAAATGTTTGGTTTTAATCAATCAACATATTGCCTAGATAAATAAAACTGTGGTTTTTGGATTGATTTGTTATGTCTCTAATTGTAGGATGACTTGTTGGAAAAAAAACTCAAAGGAGAGTTCAAATCTTCTGGAATGAATGATGTCCTAACCACTGCCTTAGGAAGCCAAGAACACTATGGGAGGGTTCGAGGTGTGGGAGGGTTTGTAAAGCCTCAAGTCTTCTTTAAAACTCCAAGAAAGAAGAGGGAATCAGTCCCAAAAGCTATGGTCGAAAACTTCAAAGAACAATTGGAAGAGACTAAGAGTTTAAAGGCAGAATTGGAGAAATTGAAGGCTGAACTTGCTAGAGTTATGCTCATCATCAATGATCGAACTTCCGATACTGCAACATCAAACAAGTGCTCAGACATGAAAGAACCAAAACTGTCAGATGATGTGGAAGAAGTTTATAAATGCGAAACTTCAAATATGAAGGTTCTATATTTCTTGATTTCAagtcaaattatttttttttcacaatcatatatttatatatataatatcttaTTGTTCttaaaagggaaaaaaatgCCACTTGACTGTAAAACAACGTGAAAACGTGGTGGCGTATGGCACAATAATATCAGAAGGAGGTCCAAATATCATGATTCACCATGTTCCACTTGGGGAACAAAACTTCAAGGTATCTATTGATGTTGTCTTAGATGAAGAAAGCAGAACTTCCAATCCCAATTAAATCTGGACCAAGAGTCGTCAAAGATGCAGTTGGAGCCATTGTTGGTTGGCCTAAAGAGTTGATAATTTTTCCAACGACGCAGGTACTTCAAGTTTTCTCTTGAATTTTTGTTTTCAATTGTCGAATATGTTACTTGCACAATGGTTTAATTTAGAATACTTGTATGAATATTCTAAATTGTAGAAGAAGGGGAAACCTCAACTATTTGCTCTTTCGGATGTTCCCGGTCAGCTCGACAAGTTCAAGGATATTGTAAAAGAATTACCCATGGCATGCAAGTATATCTACTCGCATGTTATAAGATTGATGAATGAATCGGATACCATATACGTAGAGTTTGAGGGCGCTATGTTTGGACGTCCTAAAAACATACGGTTGCTAAGAGAAGATATCTTACGCTTTATGGAGATGAGAGAGATAGGCGCCAAACAAATTTTGGTTTACATGGGGTATGTTATGTCTAACTTACTGTGTTTTttgcatatttaatttaatattttctgcatatttaatttaatattttatgtgGAACTTGTCCGTATTTTGAAACATTTATAACAAAGTTATGTAATATTTGAGTGCAGTCACCTCTACAAATATTTGAGAAATGAAGACAGGGCTGATTATATTTCATTTGTGGATCCCGGAAGCATACCTACATGCCCAATTGGCAAAGATGGTCGTGACTTATCACAACATATTGCTGACCAGTTGGAAGCAGTGTGTAGAGACAGCATCTGCCTTATCCCATACAACACTGGGTAagattttagttatttattgatttctaCTACATACTAGTCAATGCTATATTTTCATTTTTGCAGGTACCATTGGATCTTGactgtcatcaatgaagataaaaatatgatatatttattggaTTCTACGGCTAACAAAAACCGAGACGATGCATGGAAAACTATAGTGACCAAGTAAGTAgtagattatgttgattttcAATGCATTCaattataaatatgaaaaaaaaagataatttttttctttttaaaacgtAGTGGTGTCAGAATGTACAATGCCTCGAAGGGTATTTCTCAAAAGTCGTGTTTTAAACAATTGACGGTATGAATTGTGCCTATGTATGAAGACATGAATGAATAGTTCTTATTATTTGGATTGTGATTGTTGCATTAAATTTTCCATTTCATTATATATAGGGTAATCTAAAATAAAGTGGTTCTGTTGAATGTGGATATTGTGTGATGAGGTACATGAAAGAGATAGTTGAATATGAAAATCCACAATTGGAGAAGATGGTAAGTTCTTTCTTTATGATATGCTTTGGTTTATTATCGAGATAAGTTGTTGCCATTGAGATATGTGCACATTAAAtctatataattattaattatggaATTTGTGCTATTAGAATTAATGGTTGAGATAATTTGTTTCCATTGAGATATATATGCATATGGTAATATGTATTTTATGATAATTTGTTTCTCATTTGGATATtgtcattttttttatgaatgttcTTATTAATCTAATGCATCTTGTACTTTTTACATTACAGTTTGCAGGATCAATCAAGAACCAATATTTCAACCAATCTCAATATGATGAAGTCAGAAGTGAATGGAGCGAATTCGTCTACTCTTATGTAGGTGCTTAATAGATCATGTGCATCATTGTGCATTTTAGAACATACTTGTGGATATATACTTTTGGTTTTGTGGATATACTTGCTGATATATTTTTGGGTTATACGTAATTTTGGATACATTTTTGGGTTATATTTGTGGATttgtggatatatatatatttgtggaTTGGTATATATCTTTGTGGATTCgtggattttcattatttttagaTGGATAATTTATGATTcaaatgaatatattttaagttatgtgtgtatgtgtgtataTAGTGGTATtaatgtatattaattaaattattttgataaagTGAAAATTATGTTTTTACTTCAATACTTTATTAAATTATTGTGGTAGATATCAAGAATTACTTCGTTAAATTAAAATTGTGTtgcaataaaatatgattatttacttcgacaataaattaaatgatgaagtaataaaatacaaaataactCGTCATATTAAATTTGTGTCGAAGTTATAGAAAGAATTTACTTCACCACAACTCAATAATTGTGAAGTCGTTCTCTATTAATTACTTCACTACAATACAAAGAAATGAAGTCTTTTAAACCTACTACTTCGTCATTAAATGTAAATTGTGCAGTAACAAAAGATCAAATACTTcaacaaataaaaattatgGTGAAGTTATAGAATATATTTACTTCATCATAGTTCCATAACACCGAAGTCTTTCGCATAAATTACTTCACCAAAATATAAAACATGTGAAGTTATACAACACATTTACTTCGTCATTCAATATAAACTATGCAATTATATATAAGCTATTACTTCTGCACTTTACAAAGTCGATGAAGTAAAAGACGTTGTTTTACTTCGGCACCGGTCTAATTCCGGACCGGTTTTCTCTCATTGAACCGGTCAAAGACTTCGCTAATTTTTTGGATAAGACTTCGGTGATAGTGCGAAGTAAAATGGTACTCTATTACTTCACGTGCGTCTACTTCGGCAGTTATCTACCTATGACTTCATTGAATATACGaagtaaatcaaggaaattcTACTAGTGTATACACGTTATCTACATAAAATAACCCAACTAAAGAGTGATTTCTAAaagttattttcgaaaatgcaaGAAACGTGACAAAGAATACTTTGATAAATCGACAAAAAGAAACAATGTGATTTCTATCATGAATATGAAGTTAACATGATATTTTTTGAGCCTATGTTTGTTTTATCATGCACAAAAAGGACCAAGTTGTACTAAAGGTGGAAAATTAAACTCACCTACAACCTAAGGACTAAGAATCTTTATTATGAACATTCATATTATTCCTAAAATGCCCTTTCCTTGGTTgacaataataaattttttttatatatagttGTTATGGCACGTGTCATTAATTAAGTTCTTTTACTTGGTCATTGTCAATAATCCTAACATTTAGGAACAAGGTTGCAGTAGTGGGTTTGTTAGAACGTGGCTTTCGTTGCCCAGTATTAGTTAGTGGTCAAGTTTGTTGCTATTTTTGTGGTTATTTCGGTTGGTGTTATAGCCTACAAAAGGCTGATTGATTAATAAATTGTAGTTGTACTTATCCTCTATATCATCTTGTGTTTTCTTTTCTCAAATTTTGTAacattggtatcagagccggttaAAAACAATGGCATCTGAAAATTTTGTGCCAGATGCTATCCCACGCTTTGATGGTCACTATGATCACTGGAGTATGCTGATGGAAAACTTCTTGAGGTCTAAAGAATATTGGCATGTCGTGGAATCTGGAGTAGCAGAACTAACGGCTGGAGTAATGTTGACAGCAACGCAACAGTCTGAATTAGACTCATTGAAGCTTAAGGATCATAAAGCCAAGAACTATCTTTTCCAGGCCATTGATCGGTCGACCTTGGAGACGATTCTTTGCAAAGACACTTCAAAGCATATTTGGGATGCAATGAAGAAGAAGCATCAAGGGAACGCGAGGGCGATGCGGGTGATGCTTCAAGGATTTCAGACTGAATTTGAGAATCTAAGCATGAAGTCAGGCGAGTCAGTTTCAGAATTCTTTGCGAGAACGATGACAATCGCTAAGAAGATGCGCATCCATGGAGATAAAATGGAGGATGTGACAGTTGTGGAGAAAATCCTTCGATCAATGTCAcctaaatttaatttcattGTTTGTTCTATAGAAGAATCACAAAATATAGATTCTCTTTCAATTGATGAATTAAAGAGCTCATTGCTGGTTCATGAAAGAAAGGTTGTCTTGCAAGATAAAGAGGAGCAAGCATTGAAGGCGACAGGTCCTGGTGGAAATCCAAGAAGGAAGGACAAAAATGGGTACAACAAGTCAGAGGAGGATCAAGAAAATGATTTTAATCAGTCAAAGGAAAAATCAAAGTTTGTTGACAAATCAAACATTAAATGTTACAGATGTCACATGTATGGTCATTACAAATCAGAATGTTACACTAATCTCAATAGAAATCGTGGTATGAAATCAAATTTTGTAgaacaagaagaagaaatttctCTCTTGATGGCATACCATATGAAGGAAGAAATCCACCAGAACATGTGGTACTTAGATACAGGCTGCAGCAACCATATGTGTGGAGATAAGATGATGTTTTCGGAGTTAGATGAAACATTTCGGAACATCGTATCATTTGGTGATAACTCCCAAGTTTCTGTTATGGGCAAAGGGAGTGTACAAATTAACACCAAAAGAAATACTGAGCATGTTATTTCCAATGTCTTCTTTGTTCCAGATTTGAAAACTAACCTACTTAGTGTTGGTCAGCTTCAAGAGAAGGGATATGAAATCTCTATTAAGGATGGAGTTTGCCGGATTCAAGATGAAAAATTAGGCTTAATAACTGCAGTCAACATGATAGCAAATCGGATGTTTCCCTTGTATCTCGACAACACCACTCAAGCATGTTTTTCCACCAGAGTAAAAGATAAGCATGCCTATGGCATTTTCGGTATGGGCACTTGAATTTTAATGGCTTAAACACGTTGCTACAAAATAATATGGTGAAGGGTCTTCCGCAAATTCGTATTCCTTCTCAAATATGTGAAGTGTGTGTTATTGGTAAACAACATCGGGAGCAATTTCCAAAAGGGCAGTCAAGGAGAGCGAAAAAGGTATTGGAGCTAGTTCATTCAGATTTATGTGGACCCATCAATCCGACATCAAATGGTGGTAAACGTTACTTTATAACGTTTATTGACCACTATAGTTGAAAAACTTGGGTTtattttttgaaggaaaaatcagAAACCTTTTTAGCTTTAAAAAGTTTCAAAGTTCTGGTTGAAAAAGAAGCAGGTGTTCCGATAAAGATTCTTCGCAATGATCGTGGTGGTGAATACAACTCGgctaaatttgtaaatttatgtGAGTAACATGGAATTTAGATGCAACTTACAGCAGCCTATACACCAGAACAGAATAGCGTTGCAGAGAGAAAGAATCATACAATTCTAAACATCATACAATTATAAACATGGTGCGGTCTGTTCTGACAACAAGCGGAATGCCAAAGAGTTTTTGGCCAGAAGCGATCAATTGGAGCATCCACATATTGAACAGAAGTTCAACTTTAGCTGTCCAAAATGTGACACATGAAGAAGCGTGGAGTGGCTACAAACCAAGCGTTGAGCATTTTAGAGTTTTTGGTTGTATAGCATATGTCCACATTCCAGATCAGAAAAGAAGCAAGCTCGATGACAAaggtgaaaaatatttttttctttgtgTTAGTGAATAGGCAAAAGCATACAAATTGTATGAACATATCACTAAGAAAATTGTCATTATTCGTGACGTGGTTTTTGATGAGAAGCAGTTCTGGATCTAGAATAAAAACAATGGTGAACAACACATACAAGCTGATTTTGATGGAGAAATAAGAGAAGAAAGGCAACAGCCTTTAGATGCCCCACCTGTAGTTGATGATCAACCAGCAAATAGTCCAAGCAATTCTGGTGATGAAATAGTAGACGAACAACCGCAACGAGTTCGAAGACGACTTGCATGGATGGAGGATTATGAACTAAGTGTAGACCATCTTGAAGATTCACTCACTcactttgttttgttttcagatTCTGATCCAACAGTTTTTGAAGATGCTGTCAAAGACTCTAAATGGAGAAAGGTTATGGATGAAGAAATAGCAGCAATTGAGAAAAACAATACTTGGGAGTTAACGGAGCTTCCACGAGATCATAAGACAATTGGTGTGAAGTGGGTTTACAAGAATAAGTTGAACAAGAATGGAGAAGTCGACAAATTTAAATCACGACTGGTGGCAAAAGGTTAAAACAAGAGTATGGGATCGACTACAAAGAAGTCTTCGTACCGGTGGCAAGACATGACACGATCAGACTAGTTATTGCTTTAGCAAGCACAAAAATCATGGCCCAACTTCCAGTTGAATGTGAAATCGGCATTCTTGCATGGAGATTTGGAAGAACAAGTTTTCATCGATCAACCTCCCGGCTATATTAATTAGGTTGGTAATGAGCATAAAGTTTATTAATTGAATATGGCTCTTTATGGACTAAAACAAGCACCACGAGCTTTGTATAGTTGTATTGAGAATTACTTTCTAAAAGAGGGTTTTAAGAAATGTCTATATGAACACACACTTTTTGTCAAATCTGGAGATAACGAGAAGATGCTTATCGTTTGCCTATATGTTGATGACTTGATTTATACAGGAAATTATAGTGCCATGTTTGAAAAATTCAAGCTATCCATGATGCTTGAATTTGATAATGTCTGATCTCGATCTCATGCACTATTTTCTTGGCATAGAAGTGATGCAAACTGTTGGTGGTATCTTTATTTCTCAAAAGAAGTATGCTCAAGAAATCTTAGGTAGATTTCAGATGCAGAATTGCAATTCTGTTAGCACGCCATGTGAGGGAAATCTCAAGCTAGCTAAAGATCCTGAAGGAAAGAAGGTAGATAGCACTTTATGCAAGCATATTGTTGGGAGCTTGATGTACTTGACAACCACAAGACCAGATATAATGCATGATGTAAGTCTTATTAGCATGTATATTGAGTGTCCAAAAGAGATGCACCTTATAGCAGCAAAGAGGATTTTTCGTTACTTGCAAGGTACCATGAAGTTTGGGCTATTCTACAAGAAAGAAGAAATGTCAAATTTGTTTGGATTTACAGACAGTGGCTATGATAGAGATTCAGATGATCGGAAGAGCACTTCTGGTGACGCATTCATTTTGAGCTCGGGAGCTATTTCGTGGTCTTCAAACAAACAACCACTTATAACCTTATCAAAAACTGAAGCAGAGTTTGTTGTTGCAACAGCCTGTACATGTCAAGCTATTTGGTTAAGAAATGTTCTTGAGGAACTTCATTTCAAGCAAGAAAGAACAACCACAATTTATTGCGACAACAGTTCAGCAATAAAACTCTCCAGAAATACTGTACTACATTGAATTAAGAAGCAAGAACATAGATGTCAGGTTTCATTTCTTAAGAAACTTGACAAAAGAAGGAATCATTGATCTCATCTACTGCAGAAGTGAAGATCAAGTTGCTGATATCTTTACCAAGACTCTCAAGTTGCCGGCATTTCAGAGACTTAGAAAGTTGCTTGGTGATTGCGTAATGGAGAACTCATTAAACTGAAACCTTTCAGTTTAAGGGAGGGAATGTTATGGCACGTGTCATTAATTAAGTTCTTTTACTTGGTCATTATCAATAATCCTAACATTTAGGAACAAGATTGCAGGTAGTGGGCACTACTTTGTTAGAACTGGCTTTAGTTGCCCAGTTTTAGTTAGTGGTCAAATTTGTTGCTATTTTTGTGGTTATTTCCGTTGGTGTTATAGCCTACAAAAGGCTGGTTGATCAACAAAATTGTAGTTGTACTTCTCCTCTATATCATCTTGTgttttattttctcaaattttgtAACAATATTTATTACCCATTTCTTTTGcttgataataaaaaaaatttctaagaaattCACTTTTGAGTTTTGGTTACAGTAATCTCATATTACAtcttttaatataataataaaattatgttACAAAATACATGTCCAAATTAAAAAATCGaaacaaaaatttatatgtcatTTTCATTATTGCATAAAActgaatttaaaaagaaaatacaattttcaagtcaatttttattaatataaataagcTTTGAATGAGAATTTTTAAACAGATAATCTTCATTATTGCATAAAactgaatttaaaaataaaatattattctcAAATCGATTTTTATTGATATAAATAGGctttaaatgagaatttttttaATAGATAAGTGAATTTTGATTTTTCAGGATTTAACATTAATAATAGACAACAATGgccatattatattttatattaggaCTTGAAGAGTATTTTATtacttttcttttttaaaaaaaaaattctaaggaTTTTTTGGGTATAATACCAAATCATCCTCACTTAATCATATTATTAAAAATCAATCCAAACATAACATTTTATCACCACATATTGCAAATCCTTATctatcatattttttattaatcattcaaTAATCATATCTTTCGATCCAAACATTAGATTTCCCCATGTACAAGTTGGACTATGATGTTGTAGCCTCTAGTGTGAAACTAATTCACATATTattattaagaattaatttACAACCATGCAATCAATTTTAACCTATCTTCAAAATATATGTGTACTTATAATGACCATATTTATGCTAATTATGTGAGAATTTTTAGACATTTTGCAAAGGGTGTTCTTCATGTCCACTAAAATTTTGTTAcctacatttttattttttaaaaaaacgatTTTTCATTTATCCCtatgatttttgtttttttgactCTGCCAATAACTGAATATTGAAATTATCTTTGTTTGACAATATATTGGACTATGATAAGATAAGTGGGTCAGATGTATATCCAATTTTTGTAATTTGTCTTTCTGCTGATTTTTTGGTTGCATGGCGAATATGAGTAGAGACaaggaaaatgtttttttccGCAAGACGAATTTTCCCATATGTAGGTGCTATACGGAATGACAATCGTCCTCAAGATACAAAAACTCCGATCCGGAAATGCAGCACTACAAGTTCTAGATGTTAGCGATACAATAATATGTCTGAACTTTTAAGTTTTGGAGGAAAAGAATGCAACGAAATGTAAATAAAAAGTATCTGATGAATGCCTCTATATGGACTATTTAAAGAGTGAGTCACCTATTGTCATAAGTCAGGGCACGC
This Primulina eburnea isolate SZY01 chromosome 2, ASM2296580v1, whole genome shotgun sequence DNA region includes the following protein-coding sequences:
- the LOC140823152 gene encoding uncharacterized protein isoform X2 — translated: MKKAELPIPIKSGPRVVKDAVGAIVGWPKELIIFPTTQKKGKPQLFALSDVPGQLDKFKDIVKELPMACKYIYSHVIRLMNESDTIYVEFEGAMFGRPKNIRLLREDILRFMEMREIGAKQILVYMGHLYKYLRNEDRADYISFVDPGSIPTCPIGKDGRDLSQHIADQLEAVCRDSICLIPYNTGYHWILTVINEDKNMIYLLDSTANKNRDDAWKTIVTNGVRMYNASKGISQKSCFKQLTGNLK
- the LOC140823152 gene encoding uncharacterized protein isoform X1, translating into MKKAELPIPIKSGPRVVKDAVGAIVGWPKELIIFPTTQKKGKPQLFALSDVPGQLDKFKDIVKELPMACKYIYSHVIRLMNESDTIYVEFEGAMFGRPKNIRLLREDILRFMEMREIGAKQILVYMGHLYKYLRNEDRADYISFVDPGSIPTCPIGKDGRDLSQHIADQLEAVCRDSICLIPYNTGYHWILTVINEDKNMIYLLDSTANKNRDDAWKTIVTNLQDQSRTNISTNLNMMKSEVNGANSSTLM
- the LOC140823152 gene encoding uncharacterized protein isoform X3; the protein is MKKAELPIPIKSGPRVVKDAVGAIVGWPKELIIFPTTQKKGKPQLFALSDVPGQLDKFKDIVKELPMACKYIYSHVIRLMNESDTIYVEFEGAMFGRPKNIRLLREDILRFMEMREIGAKQILVYMGHLYKYLRNEDRADYISFVDPGSIPTCPIGKDGRDLSQHIADQLEAVCRDSICLIPYNTGYHWILTVINEDKNMIYLLDSTANKNRDDAWKTIVTKVI
- the LOC140824295 gene encoding secreted RxLR effector protein 161-like, with the protein product MSDLDLMHYFLGIEVMQTVGGIFISQKKYAQEILGRFQMQNCNSVSTPCEGNLKLAKDPEGKKVDSTLCKHIVGSLMYLTTTRPDIMHDVSLISMYIECPKEMHLIAAKRIFRYLQGTMKFGLFYKKEEMSNLFGFTDSGYDRDSDDRKSTSGDAFILSSGAISWSSNKQPLITLSKTEAEFVVATACTCQAIWLRNVLEELHFKQERTTTIYCDNSSAIKLSRNTVLH